ATGTTTTATTCTCTGGACACTTGTCATGTGCTCGATGTTTAGAAAACGCAGTCAAATTTGCCGGCGAAGCTGTATGCAAGCTAGAGAGTAGAGATGCACATGGATGACGCGTTATGCAGGGGCAATCAGCCTGCGCCCAAATGTCGTGCAGTCTCCCACCAGTGAAACACGTCCCAACAAACAAGAAATGTTGACAGCATGCATCAACCATCAACCACCTTTAGTTGTCGATGAAACGACGTCATGTTCGACGCTTTGGGACTTCAGGATGTGTTTGGTTTATGTCAGTTTAAGTCCTACTAAGAACTTTGGCAACAAATGTCTCGTTAGCAAATTGATTATAGATTTCTTCATCTTTTGTTGGCCAAAAATCTGACAAAAATTACGAAGGAATtgtgaaatactccctccgtctcataattcttgttgaataTGACacgtatctagatgtttttttagaaatatgtacatccattttgaaaaaaaattaaaacaagaaTTGTAGGACGAAGGAAGTAGATGGTAAGTTTCTATAACCAATCAATTTTTTCGTAACCAACCAAGTGAATACAAAATTTTTTTGTCTGCCAACTTTTTTGCAATTTCAATCTTAGCCGGTTCCCATTATCGTTTCGATATCATGATAAGGGGAGGGATCGAGTTTCCGGATTCACACCCCAAAACTAGTGAACCTCgcccttttttattttgttattgGTCTTTTTTTCTCCGTCGATTTGACAATCTACCTTGCAACTAGCGTGTTTCCAACTGTAATGTGCTTAGTGGTTTTAGGTTCTTACATTTTGGGTCAACCTCTTATGAGGCTATTTAGCCTTAGTCTGGTATTGCTGAACTTATTTAATAATCTGTGTGGGAAAGAAAATACACACGAAAATAggaaaaagttggttagccaaacataaaaataacaaaaagaTGGTTGGAAGAGATGGATTATATATTTCGCAGTCGtataagaaataattattttttcagtcgacaatcgtagccatccaatgaagattttcttattCACTGGACCTACATTAattttacacgaatctcaataaatgaatcaaaaggttgttatcatcgactaagaaatagctatttctcagtcgcctagaAAGTAGCAAAACTGTTATCATAATTcacctcaatgccaaactcACCCTTAAACTTATGAAGTTAGaatacacataaaaaaaaagtggattTCAACGATACCCTTCCACTTCATTAGAAACCTTTTACTGTTACTAGATGATTCATTTTTCAACCTTTTAAGTTTTTATTGTGGAATCAACTGGACGGTAATTCCGTagaaaaagggagaaaaactGGATGGttgtcctaaaaaaaatgtcacgccagagagagagaggggggggagCACTTGTATTTATGAGTGTGGTCTTTCCTCTCCCCTCACTAAAGAAGAGATCTCACTGATGAAGTATAGCCTCCATCTACCTCTGCTCTATCTGCTGTTCTagtgttcttcctcctccactccGATCCCCCTTTCCTGCTACAGATAAGATCTGGGATATAACACAGCATCTCCCATTCTACCCGACCTCCCTGTCCCTCTCCTCTGCAGTGCTGCCCTTCCTCCCCCACCCTGTCCTCAAATCGACGCTCCCTTTCCTCCGTCCCTTTCCAGGTGCCGCCCCTCGTCCTCGAGCGCCGCGGGCTTCCCTCTCCTATCGCGCCCCCTCCGAGTCCGGCGCGGCGGTGCTCGGTGGCGTGACCGCGAAGGACGTGCGTGGTGGCTGCGCGACAAGGTACGACTCGACGGCTCCCTATCTCCTCCTGCCTCTCCTAGGATGACCCATTGACCCTTCTAGAGCTCGTCAGAACCTGCATTTTACGAGCGAGGAGTCTTGGATGAGGAGCCCCGGTAAACGAGGAGGGACTCTGATTGATTTACTTTCCGACTGGGGATCCTGGAATAGCAGCCGGTTGTGATTTTTGCATGTTGGGCTGGATGCGTAGGAGGGATCTTGGGGGAGAGAATGAGGAGGGAGTTATGAATGAGGAGTCGGCTGGTTcgttggattttttttatgaattattAAGCGTATTTTatgcatacatatatgtatattGTACATGTATAATCAATTTTGTTTGCCAAAACTAGTGGGCGTACACGCTTGTAGTTGTACCGATGTAGCACCGCCCTGACTGGCTAGACTGTGCATACTAATTTTTTATACAGTATATAGAAGCTACGCACGTCCACAACTAATAAGTGAATAGCTTCAGGCCAACCTCCCAATTTTGCTGGTGCCTTTTTTATCTGTTCGTTTTCTTTATCTTATATGCAAGATTAACATatccaaattaaaacactacAATGGCATAAATGTCTGTGGGCAAGTCCTGACCAACCGAAGACACCTGGAAACAGCATGAATCATAAATCCAGGATCCCCGGGAGGCAAAATGATGTGATCATCCACCGACAGACTCATGGCTGTTAATTATGATAACACAACCCTGTATTAAATGTGTACAAAAGTGCGGTGTGCTATTTGATAGCTGATCACTAGTCCGAGTTAGTAATCTGTACTCTGGTCTGGCAGAAATATAAAAGGTAAATAGACATGTGATCCTTTTCTTGCTTATATTGAAATGAATTGCAGGCTTTAAGCAATTGTAATTTACTGAATCTCTACCTGTTGAAACTTTTTCAGGATACCAGATTGAATCAAGTGATAATTTGTCCTATTGCTCATATACGAGATAAATTGGAAAGGTCTGCTTGTTATGTTAAACCATCACAAAGATGGCAACAAAAGGGCCACTTGGTAGAGAAAGGAATGTGAAGACATCAAGTCGTGAAGGACGACAGAGGGGAAATTCACAACCAGATCAATTTGTACAAGTACCGAAGGAGGACTCAGCAGTCAGGGGAAACATTGATGGAAAATTTGAAGATAGGATCAGAGTAGTGAAGAATGATAACGTTCGAAGGCAGCGAGAACCTCGGAATACAGAACGAGTCACAGCCTTGAAGATCTCAAAACCATGGCCTGCACGAAAGGACACTACTGTCGATGAACTTGTCAAGCATATGTCAAAAGTTCCTTCATATTTGCAGCGTAAAGAGACAGCAGACGTTATTCAGGACAAAGCACTGAATGTTGGGGTTCTTGAGTGGGGCCTTCTTGCAAGGTGGTCTCACCAACAAAAGCATGAGCTCTCTAGCAGCCATGGAGCCTCTCCATCTGATACCACTAGATCTGTGCTATTTTCTTCTCCATCTAATTCTTCTGCAAGCCCCACCAGCAAATCTTTTGAAAGCAATCAATCTCCGCCACTCAATGACCATCAGCATTGTTCTATGATGTCTCCGCAAAGCAGTCCTGTGGACAAAGACCATGAGAAGGCGATATATTCACCTAGCCCAAATTCTGCAGTGCTGAGCTTGTTGCCAGGGCATGGGAAGTACATATGTGCAGAGAACAATGGGAACAGTGGTGGCTTAAGTATCAGCAAGTTGTCTGTACCCTCAGACTGCATGATCGCTGCCTCTGGGAGTTGCACACCTCATGAAATAGTAGATGATGAAGATACTACAAGGAAGATAGAGGAGGCTGTCCATCACTGTTCTCGCAGGCTTTTTACAGATGATGATAACATTGGGCGGAATTTCTTCACATCCCATGACAATGATTCCATGCGCAATGACCTTCAGCAAAGAAATGGCATCAGTGGTGTAATATCTAGTTCTGTGATGGAAAATGAAAGAAATGGCAGTACATCACCTGTTGATTACTTGGAGGATTTTGGCCAATCCCATGAATTTCCTCAAATCCCATACTCATGTCCACTCCCCATCATGGATTCAGCTGAAGAGCTTGGCTCGGGTAGCAGTGCAACTAGAGATGATTTTGTTGATGCAGCTGTAACAATAGGTGATAAATGTAACCAAAACAAATCTGTCATTTGTGTCTCCAAGAAACCTCCCCAAAGCAGCTCAAAGTTCACCGATACTGATTTGTTGCCTGATCGTCATCTTGTTTCTGGATTGAATAGAGTGAGCCGCTGCTCTAGCCTAAAGGAAGCACCATCTCCCCGACGGCTTGACACCCCTGTGGATAGGATTAATGAAGACAAGCCAGCAAACAGCAAAGGCAGGCGCAGCCCATTGAGGAGGATGTTGGATCCATTATTAAAATCTAGGCAAACATCCACTTCTCTGCCAACGCAACCTTCATTTGTTCCAAAGTGTCATCTGCCAAGCAATACCAATAAACAGTCTCTTAACTTGGGAGGATCTGGGTCACAAAATGTGCAGCGTAGGTCAGTTGATGCAGTAGTCATTTCAAATAACCATGCTGAAGCAAACATAGATCAGCCTCCTCGAGTGCTATTGAACAGTGAGAGGTACCTCCAGCAAGAAAGGgattcaacaacaacaaggcaAGCGCTTCTGCAGCTAGCATGGAAGAATGGCTTACCTTTATTCATGCTTTCTTATGGCGACTCTGATATCCTGGCGGCTACTGTGAGAAGgaagggcatctccaataaGGATGATCTGGAAAGCGCATATACTTTATTCACTGTTGAAGAACCTAAGAAAAAAAGTGGAGCTTGGATCACGGCAGGTAataaaaacaagaaacatCAACTTGTTTCCAGTATTGTTGGGGAAATGAGGATCTCAGAGAAAAAATCAAGATGTTGCCACACAAAAGATTTCCATGTGCACAGGGAATTTGTGCTGGTTGGTTCTGAACTGCTACCAACACCTGATTCCTCAGGTGTTTCAGACGTCAGCAGAGAGCTTGCAGCTTTTATCAGCACTGTGCCACAGCAAGCAGAAATTCCTCATCAATCATCTTCACAGAATACCAGCCGAAGCAGTTCAGCATCAATTGGCTGTTCTTGCCCTCCTTTGGGGAACTTCCACCATAACATGAAAAATCCTAGTTCTGCTCCAGCCGGTGTTATTGCTGTACTACCTAATGGTTTCCATGGCGCATCCACTTCTGGGCAGCCTTTACCTCTGATGGAGAGGTGGAGATCAGGAGGATCATGTGACTGTGGCGGGTGGGATGAAGGTTGCATTCTGAGTGTCCTCACCGCTGACACCCAAGAAAACAAAGCTTACAAGTCTGTTCCGGCTAACCAGACACCAGATGGCAGTCATCGATTTGACTTACTCGCTCAGGTGTGCCCTTGAACTTCCCTACTCTTGCTTGCTTCCATGATTTATCTTCTATCTAAGTCATGACTGGATAAATTAACTGATGTTTGAGGTAACACTACCTGTATTTGCAGGGTCGATCGGGGGAAGATAGGCAAGCCTTCAGTATGGTTTCCTTCAAAGAAGGGCTGTACGCAGTCGAATTCAGATCATCCATTGCTTTACTTCAGGCTTTTGCGATGTGTATAGTGATGCTTCATGACAGGTACCCTATCAGGATGCAAGCAGATGTGCTAGCATCGCAAGAACACACACTCCTTGCCGATCATAAGCCCAAGGTTATGGCAGTCAGCCAAGGTAGAGCTCCCAGCACCTATGTGCCGCACCGGCCCCCTCTATCTCCTGTAGGGCGAGCCTAGCTAACTTGCCTCTCGCAGTAAATTTATGTCTTTCTCTTAGTAATTCAAGTAGAGGTGTGGGGCCTTCATATCATGGTCCTTACGTGATTCACACATCGCGAAGTGATGAATCTTATGGAACTGGCTTCAGAGGTTGCTAGCTGTACATGTAAATGTGACTGTGATGATGCTGCAAGGCTCATCTCAGTGCTTATCTACCCTTCAATTTGCTCGCATCTGTGTCAGTCAATCCCCTGCAGAAATGGTATACCTTTGGTGTGAATTTTTGTCCACAGAAATGTTGTTTTCGGCACTTTCCATTAGCTCAATTCTTGTCTGTCAATTGTCTACACTTGCCAGCACACTGCTCCCCAAGATTGCAACGAATTCTCTGTATATCATGGTCCTTATGCGATTCACACATATTAAAGTGATGAATCTTGTGCAACTGGCTTCAGAGGTTGCTAGCTGCACATGTAAATGTGACTGTCATGCTGCTGCAAGGCTCATCTCAGTGCTTATCTACCCTTCAATTTGCTCGCATCTGTGTCAGTCAATCCCCTGCAGAAGTGGTATACCTTCGATTTGATTTTTTGTGGACAGAAATGTTGTTCTCCGCACTTTCCTTTAGCTCAATTCTTGTCTGTCAAGTGTGCACTTTCCCAGTACACTCTGCTCCCCAGGATTGCAACGAATTCCCTGTGTCATCAAAGATTTTCTTCAGACATATCAAGTTGAAGTATGAGGAGCAAGACAAGTTCAACGTCTATCATGCGACCGGGCAGGATTGGAAGATTCTTTCAAATTTACATTGACGGAGCGCCATTAAGCTCATTACAATACAGCTATAATTAGATCGAGTATGATATCTACTAGTCCGAATTACTCACTACTAGCTCACTCCTGACCCCAATCCTAGCCGAGGTTTTATCCActcctcaaaaaaaagagaagaaaagaaagaaaaaaaatcgcaACCTGGAACTTATATACAGATCTTACCCAGAGGCAGTTTATAGCGACGAGTGTCCCCCCATGCACACACGCACGGTAGTAACACTAACACACACCTCATATCGCAACACTGTATGTACTATGCGTCTAGTATGCGTGTGTCCGATCCGCGTATGATCACCTCGCAATTAGCGAGTCTGACTCGTCGAGGTTAACGGCAGCCACCTGCGAGGGGCCAACCCGGACTGCCACGGCGGGGATCCtcaacggcggcgggcgcgcgggcttgacggcggcgacgtcCTGGCCGTCCTTGCCTTCCCTGAGGTCGCTGGGCGGCAGGAAGCAGTCCATGGAGAGTCCCCAGATGTTGAAGTCCACCTCCTCGATGTTCCACGTCTCCTCCATGCGCGTCCTGGTGTTGCCGTCCTGGCTGTCCCCGAAACGGACGAGCGAGACGGCGGTGCGGCCCGCGTGGGCGATGTTGACGCCGTCGACGGCGCGGTAGTCCCCGAGGCGCGACTCCATGGTGGTCTCCCAGAAGACGCTGCCGTGGCCGCTGGACTTGATCTGCAGCAGGTGCGAGTCCTCCAGCTGCACCAGCAGCCCCGTCCGCTGGCTGAAGTAGCCCCACACCGTGTGCCGGATGATCTCcacgctgctgctgttgcgcGCGCGCAGGCTcgacgcctccgcctccacttTCAGCACGAAGCAGTCCTCGCCCTCGATGCTCCGCTCGCCGATGCACACCGAGTCGTCCGCGAACAGGCTCGCCGTCAGCATCGGGTCTAGCCCCTGCACGTTAATTCCCAAGGAAACACACGTTAGTTTTATTTAGCTTCaaactcgtcacaatcactaATAAAAACATCGCTAATTCACTGCTCGGAGTATGTGTATAGCACGACACGAACGCACGGTGTGGACTTGGCCCCCCGAGTTAGAGTTGACTCCATGGTCAAACAAATCGAGCATGCGGTCACGCGGAGCACGAAGCGGGATTAGTTTTTTGCGCGATCAGGTTGGTGCGGCGCGATTAGCGGGGCTAGTTCGGTGGAAGGAACCGGGCCTGCTGAGTGCTGACGGATTACTACGCGGCAGCACCAACCGGCTTGATGACGCGGTCATGAGGCCAATGTCCATGTGGTGTTGTCGTCCGGCCGCTCGTTTACTGCACATGGCCGCACGTTGGTTGGAAGCCGCGATCGAGGCCCGTCGGCCACTATTcacgccggccgcctcctACAAGCTCCGATCGTCTTCGCGGCACTAAATTACCCGCCCCAGCGCGGCGCGACAGGATACCGCCACACGCGGCAATGATGGGTCACCAAACCCAAATCTAGGTACGGTATCGATCGGCGCctggatctctctctctct
This is a stretch of genomic DNA from Brachypodium distachyon strain Bd21 chromosome 1, Brachypodium_distachyon_v3.0, whole genome shotgun sequence. It encodes these proteins:
- the LOC100841371 gene encoding uncharacterized protein LOC100841371, with product MATKGPLGRERNVKTSSREGRQRGNSQPDQFVQVPKEDSAVRGNIDGKFEDRIRVVKNDNVRRQREPRNTERVTALKISKPWPARKDTTVDELVKHMSKVPSYLQRKETADVIQDKALNVGVLEWGLLARWSHQQKHELSSSHGASPSDTTRSVLFSSPSNSSASPTSKSFESNQSPPLNDHQHCSMMSPQSSPVDKDHEKAIYSPSPNSAVLSLLPGHGKYICAENNGNSGGLSISKLSVPSDCMIAASGSCTPHEIVDDEDTTRKIEEAVHHCSRRLFTDDDNIGRNFFTSHDNDSMRNDLQQRNGISGVISSSVMENERNGSTSPVDYLEDFGQSHEFPQIPYSCPLPIMDSAEELGSGSSATRDDFVDAAVTIGDKCNQNKSVICVSKKPPQSSSKFTDTDLLPDRHLVSGLNRVSRCSSLKEAPSPRRLDTPVDRINEDKPANSKGRRSPLRRMLDPLLKSRQTSTSLPTQPSFVPKCHLPSNTNKQSLNLGGSGSQNVQRRSVDAVVISNNHAEANIDQPPRVLLNSERYLQQERDSTTTRQALLQLAWKNGLPLFMLSYGDSDILAATVRRKGISNKDDLESAYTLFTVEEPKKKSGAWITAGNKNKKHQLVSSIVGEMRISEKKSRCCHTKDFHVHREFVLVGSELLPTPDSSGVSDVSRELAAFISTVPQQAEIPHQSSSQNTSRSSSASIGCSCPPLGNFHHNMKNPSSAPAGVIAVLPNGFHGASTSGQPLPLMERWRSGGSCDCGGWDEGCILSVLTADTQENKAYKSVPANQTPDGSHRFDLLAQGRSGEDRQAFSMVSFKEGLYAVEFRSSIALLQAFAMCIVMLHDRYPIRMQADVLASQEHTLLADHKPKVMAVSQGRAPSTYVPHRPPLSPVGRA